In Melanotaenia boesemani isolate fMelBoe1 unplaced genomic scaffold, fMelBoe1.pri scaffold_193_ctg1, whole genome shotgun sequence, the genomic stretch tatatacaccacagatatatatacaccatagatatatacgccatagatatatacaacATAGATATATACGCCATAGATATATACGCCACAGATATATAaaccacagatatatacaccatagatatatacaccacagatatatacaccatagatatatacaccatagatatatacaccacagatataaacaccatagatatatacaccacagatatattcaccacagatatatacaccacagatatatatacactacagatgtatacaccacagatatatataccacagatatatacaccatagatatatacaccagAGATATATACGCCAAAGATACATCCACCATAGATCTATACAccacatatatatacaccacagatatatacaccacagatctatacgccatagatatatacaccatagatatatacacaacagatatatacgccatagatatatacaccacagatatatacaccacagatatatacgccacagatatatatacaccatagatatatacaccatagatatatacaacATAGATATATGCGCCATAGATATATACGCCATAGATCtatacaccacagatatatacaccacagatatatacaccacagatacatacgccatagatatatacaccacagatatatacaccacagatatatacaccatagatatatacaccacagatatatatacaccacagatatatacgccacagatatatacaccacagatatatacaccacagatatatacacacagatatatacgccatagatatatacaacatagatatatacaccacagatatatacaccacagatatatatacaccacagatatatacaccacagatataatatacaccacagatatatacaccacagatatatacaccacagatatatacgccatagatatatacaccacagatatatacaccatagatatatacaacacagatatatatacaccacagatatatacaccagagatatatacaccacagatatatataccacagatatatacaccatagatatatacaccacagatatatacgCGAAAGATATATgcaccatagatatatacaccacagatatatacaccacagatatatatacaccacagatatatacgccacagatatatacaccatagatatatacaccacagatatatacaccacagatatatacgccatagatatatacaacatagatatatacaccatagatatatacaccacagatTTATTCGCCATAGATATATACGCCATAGATCtatacaccacagatatatacaccacagatatatatacaccatagatatatacgccatagatatatacaacatagatatatacgccatagatatatacaccacagatatatacgCCATAGATATATACGCCATAGATATATCTCCCATAGATATATacgccatagatatatatatacgcCATAGATATATACGCCATAGATATATACGCCATAGATGTATACACCACAGATCtatacaccacagatatatgtacaccatagatatatacgccatagatatatacaacatagatatatacaccatagatatatacgccACAGATATATTCGCCAGAGATATATACGCTAGATATATATGCCACAGACATATacgccatagatatatacaccacagatatatacgccacagatatatacaccacagatatatacgccatagatatatacaccagAGATATATACACCACTGATATATACGCCAAAGATATATAAGCCATAGATATATACGCCACAGATATATACGccacagatatatacaccacagatacatacaccacagatatatacgCCACAGTTATATACGCCAAAGAAATATACGCCACAGATATATACGCCACAGATATATACGCCACAGATATATACGCCAAAGATATATACGCCACAGATATATACGCCACAGATATATACGCCACAGATATATACGccacagatatatacaccacagatatatacgCCATAGATATATACGCCACAGACATATACGCCACAGATATATACGCCACAGATATATACGCCACAGATATATACGCCACAGATATATAGACGTAGACGTAACCTCTGACGCTGCTGTCCATCGGAACGATTTGTCAACACGGCCGCCATCTTGTGCTGCATCTACTTCCTGCTTTAGTCAACAGAGGCAGAAGTCTATCAACAATTAAAATCACCATAACTCGCTGAATTTTCAACTGATTTTCAATCGGTttggtttattagaaaagtcacacatatttttattgcaacagattattttattattattattatatatcatACATTTACACATTCTTGGACACACTCACATGCAAACTGAATTTTTTCTACAATCCTTAGCAAAATAATAATGGTGATGCTCATAAATAGAGgtatatttataatatgaataatataaaatattaataataaaaaataaataaattaatgaaatgaataaaagaaacagaaaaacaaacactcattCAAAAAAAAGATTGCCTAAATGAAAAATTTACCAACATAACCCCCAAATGAAATACTTCAATTAAAGTTACATCTGTTCTTCGTCATTTTCATACAAAGAAAAGAACCTAAATTTACCTCTGATGTGACCAACAAGTAATGAACCTGATAAGGTACCAAAGAACACAACACCAACATAAAACAGACGGCTGAACGGTACTTCAGTACAAAGTCTCCCCTCCTGGGTGCTGCAACCCATGCTGCCTCCATTTACCTTctagaaatacataaaacatccaTCTGAACATCGCAGTTCTCAGTTCTTCTGTAGCTGCAGGTCAAAGTTAAACTTCATGTTAGTGCCGTGAAACTGATTGAATAGATAATGTTGGAATGACCTAGTTAACATAATTATATGGCTACTGTATTACTTACTGTAATCATCTCTTactaagaaaaacattttttattttgttgttctgACATAAGCCGGTTTCATTTATGTTCGCTCAAGAAATGTGTCAAATTAAACAAGTTTATAAcagttaaataacataaaaccacTTCTTACTGGTGAAATATTGTCCCTCTTATCATGGTTTCATTGTTTCTTTCACAGGAACATCCGTATGCAGCacaaaaaatctaacattttagTTTCACACAGTCTGACTGATCTGACCGGGTCTGAAACCCCAGCCCAAGATGGCAGCCGTGTTGACGCCCATGATGGCAGCCGTGTTGACGTGCCTGACAAGCACGAACACGGCGTCTAGTGTATGTCTATGGTCTGGAGGTGCTTTCATGTGATGTGTGTCCatctatttttgttgtttgttagcGCTGCTGTTTCTGTTCACCCTGTCGGCATCTGCCTTTGTGGAGGAACTCGATGACTCgtgagtaaaaataaatattttgatttcAGCTTATTTACGCAATTGTCAACAAAACAGATTCAGTCAATAATCTGATTGATCTGATCAATTTTTAGCTTCATGGAAAATAAAGGACCAGATGAGATCTGGCTAATTAAGGTAGGTTCATTAACTCTTCCATCATTTAGCAGACTACACTGTTTACATTGTCTACaatgtttacactgtttacactgtttacattgtttacactgtttacagtttttacaCGGTTTACAGTGTTTACattgggtccgctcctttaccctTAGCCGGGCTGTGACCCAGgaagaagtgggtccgctcctttaccctTTGCCGGGCTGTGACCCAGAAAGAAGTGGGTCCACTCCTTTACCCTTTGCCGGGCAGTGACCCAGGAAGAAGTGGGTCCGTCTTTTACCCTTTGCCGGGCTGTGACCCAGAAAGAAGTGGGTCCACTCCTTTACCCTTTGCCGGGCTGTGACCCAGaaagaagtgggtccgctcctttaccttTAGCTGGGCGGTGACCCAGGAAGAAGTGGGTCCGTCTTTTACCCTTAGCCGGGCTGTGACCCAGgaagaagtgggtccgctcctttaccctTAGCCGGGCTGTGACCCAGgaagaagtgggtccgctccttgaCCTTTAGCTGGGCGGTGACCCAGGAAGAAGTGGGTCCGTCTTTTACCCTTAGCCGGGCTGTGACCCAGgaagaagtgggtccgctcctttaccctTAGCCGGGCTGTGACCCAGgaagaagtgggtccgctccttgaCCTTTAGCTGGGCGGTGACCCAGGAAGAAGTGGGTCCGTCTTTTACCCTTAGCCGGGCTGTGACCCAGGAAGAAGTGGGTCTGCTCCTTTACCCTTAGCCGGGCTGTGACCCAGaaagaagtgggtccgctcctttaccctTAGCCGGGCTGTGACCCAGgaagaagtgggtccgctcctttaccttTAGCTGGGCGGTGACCCAGGAAGAAGTGGGTCCGTCTTTTACCCTTAGCTGGGCGGTGACCcagggagaagtgggtccgctcctttaccttTAGCTGGGCGGTGACCCAGGAAGAAGTGGGTCCGTCTTTTACCCTTAGCTGGGCGGTGACCCAGGGAGAAGTGGTTCCGCTCCTTTACCCTTAGCTGGGCGGTGACCCAGGGAGAAATGGTGGTGAGCCGTGAGGCGGATTTTGCCGTTTAAATGGAGAGGAAAGTGTTTGCCAGTGGAAAGAGGCTTTACCGAAACAAAAGAGGCATGAGTGTTTCAGGGATAAATTAttcctaaaaataataaaagttaataataaagccATAATTGCGTACACATATTTTTCATGTCGTAGTCTGCAAATTGCAACAGcctgtttacactgtttacactgtttacatTGTTCACTTAGCTGATTCCGCAGTGTCTCTGTGCAGTTTTACGCTCCCTGGTGTACTTTCTGTAAACAACTGGATCCTGTTTGGCATCAGATTGGATCAGAGCTTCGGAGTCATGGATCTCTGGTTCAAGTTGGCAAATCCGATGCTACAGTCAGTACTGGTTAGTAACGTTCAACTCAGTCTGTGTCAGGCATCCCTGGCTAAAAGTATCGTTGAAGATGCCTGATCAtaattctctgtttttctgcaggtttgGCCAAAGAGTTCCGGGTAAAAAACTATCCTGCAATTTTCATGTAAGATCCTAATGTGAAATTACCAAACAAAGCAATTTCACCTGCAGTTCCTCAATTAACAACATAGTTAACAAAAATGTTTCAaggaaaaagtatttttaacagcaaaaatcattctgcaggtgttacagtttattctgcaggtgttaccgTTTattctgtaggtgttacagttcattctgcaggtgttatagtttattctgcaggtgttataGTTTattctgtaggtgttacagtttattttgcaggtgttacagtttattctgcaggtgttaaagttcattctgcaggtgttacagtttattctgcaggtgttacagtttattctgcaggtgttaaagttcattctgcaggtgttaaagtttattctgcaggtgttacagtttattctgcaggtgttacagttcattctgcaggtgttatagtttattctgcaggtgttatagtttattctgcaggtgttacagtttattctgcaggtgttacagtttattctgcaggtgttaaagttcattctgcaggtgttacagtttattctgtaggtgttacagttcattctgcaggtgttacagtttattatgcaggtgttacagtttattctgcaggtgttacagttaattctgcaggtgttacattttattctgtcggtgttagtttttttctgcaggtgttacagtttattctgcaggtattacaactttttctgtaggtgttacagttaattctgtaggtgttacaactttttctgtaggtgttacagttaattctgtaggtgttacaactttttctgtaggtgttacagtttattctgcaggtgttaaagttttttctgcaggtgttacagtttattctgtaggtgttacagtttattctgcaggtgttacagtttattctgcaggtgtgaaagttcattctgcaggtgttacagtttattctgtaggtgttacagtttattctgcaggtgttacagtttattatGCAGGTGTTACATTTTattctgtaggtgttacagtttttttctgcaggtgttacagtttattctgcaggtattacaactttttctgtaggtgttacagttaattctgtaggtgttacaactttttctgtaggtgttacagtttattctgcaggtgttaaagttttttctgcaggtgttacagtttattctgcaggtgttacaaCTTTTTCTGTAGGTGTTATAGTTTATTCTGTAGGTGTTACAACTttttctgtaggtgttacagttaattctgtaggtgttacaactttttctgtaggtgttacagttaattctgtaggtgttacagtttattttgtAGGTGTTGAAGTTttttctgtaggtgttacagtttattctgcaggtgttaaagttttttctgcaggtgttaaagttttttctgtaggtgttacagtttattctgcaggtgttaaagttttttctgcaggtgtcacagtttattctgcaggtgttacagttcattctgcaggtgttacagtttattctgcaggtgttacagtttattctgcaggtgttaaagttcattctgcaggtgttaaagttcattctgcaggtgttatagtttattctgcaggtgttatagtttattctgcaggtgttacagtttattctgcaggtgttacagtttattctgcaggtgttaaagttcattttgcaggtgttacagtttattctgtaggtgttacagtttatcctgcaggtgttacagtttattctgcaggtgtgaaagttcattctgcaggtgttacagtttattctgtaggtgttacagttcattctgcaggtgttacagtttattatgcaggtgttacagtttattctgcaggtgttacagttaattctgcaggtgttacattttattctgtaggtgttagtttttttctgcagctgttacagtttattctgcaggtattacaactttttctgtaggtgttacagttaattctgtaggtgttacaactttttctgtaggtgttacagttaattctgtaggtgttacaactttttctgtaggtgttacagtttattctgcaggtgttacagtttattctgtaggtgttacagtttattctgcaggtgttacagtttattctgcaggtgtgaaagttcattctgcaggtgttacagtttattctgcaggtgttacagtttattctgcaggtgttaaagttcattttgcaggtgttacagtttattctgtaggtgttacagtttatcctgcaggtgttacagtttattctgcaggtgtgaaagttcattctgcaggtgttacagttaattctgcaggtgttacattttattctgtaggtgttagttttttttctgcaggtgttacagtttattctgcaggtaTTACAAACttttctgtaggtgttacagttaattctgtaggtgttacaactttttctgtaggtgttacagttaattctgtaggtgttacaactttttctgtaggtgttacagtttattctgcaggtgttaaagttttttctgcaggtgttacagtttattctgtaggtgttacagtttattctgcaggtgttacagtttattctgcaggtgtgaaagttcattctgcaggtgttacagtttattctgcaggtgttacagtttattctgtaggtgttacagttcattctgcaggtgttacagtttattatGCAGGTGTTACATTTTATTCTGTAGGTGTTACggtttttttctgcaggtgttacagcTTATTCTGCAGGTATTACAACTttttctgtaggtgttacagttaattctgtaggtgttacaactttttctgtaggtgttacagtttattctgcaggtgttacaactttttctgtaggtgttacagtttattctgcaggtgttaaagttttttctgcaggtgttacagtttattctgcaggtgttacaactttttctgtaggtgttacagtttattctgcaggtgttaaagTTTTTTCTGCAGGTGTCACAGTTAATTCTGTAGGTGTTACAACTttttctgtaggtgttacagttaattctgtaggtgttacaactttttctgtaggtgttacagttaattctgtaggtgttacaactttttctgtaggtgttacagttaattctgtaggtgttacagtttattttgtAGGTGTTGAAGTTttttctgtaggtgttacagttaattctgtaggtgttacagtttattttgtAGGTGTTGAAGTTttttctgtaggtgttacagtttattctgcaggtgttaaagttttttctgcaggtgttaaagttttttctgtcagtgttacagtttattctgcaggtgttaaagttttttctgcaggtgtcacagtttattctgcaggtgttacagttcattctgcaggtgttacagtttattctgcaggtgttacagtttattctgcaggtgttaaagttcattctgcaggtgttaaagtttattctgcaggtgttacagtttattctgcaggtgttacagttcattctgcaggtgttatagtttattctgcaggtgttatagtttattctgcaggtgttacagtttattctgcaggtgttacagtttattctgcaggtgttaaagttcattttgcaggtgttacagtttattctgtaggtgttacagtttatcctgcaggtgttacagttcATTCTGCAGGTGTGAAAGttcattctgcaggtgttacagtttattctgtaggtgttacagttcattctgcaggtgttacagtttattatgcaggtgttacagtttattctgcaggtgttacagttaattctgcaggtgttacattttattctgtaggtgttagtttttttctgcaggtgttacagtttattctgcaggtattacaactttttctgtaggtgttacagtTAATTATGTAGGTGTTACAACTttttctgtaggtgttacagttaattctgtaggtgttacaactttttctgtaggtgttacagtttattctgcaggtgttaaagttttttctgcaggtgttacagtttattctgcaggtattacaactttttctgtaggtgttacagttaattctgtaggtgttacaactttttctgtaggtgttacagttaattctgtaggtgttacaactttttctgtaggtgttacagtttattctgcaggtgttaaagttttttctgcaggtgttacagtttattctgtaggtgttacagtttattctgcaggtgttacagtttattctgcaggtgtgaaagttcattctgcaggtgttacagtttattctgcaggtgttacagtttattctgtaggtgttacagttcattctgcaggtgttacagtttattatGCAGGTGTTACATTTTATTCTG encodes the following:
- the LOC121636187 gene encoding protein disulfide-isomerase TMX3-like; its protein translation is MAAVLTPMMAAVLTCLTSTNTASSVCLWSGALLFLFTLSASAFVEELDDSFMENKGPDEIWLIKFYAPWCTFCKQLDPVWHQIGSELRSHGSLVQVGKSDATVSTGLAKEFRVKNYPAIFMFKKNVKYTYLGPRTKDAIMEFADRVGG